Proteins encoded together in one Bos indicus isolate NIAB-ARS_2022 breed Sahiwal x Tharparkar chromosome 3, NIAB-ARS_B.indTharparkar_mat_pri_1.0, whole genome shotgun sequence window:
- the NDUFS5 gene encoding NADH dehydrogenase [ubiquinone] iron-sulfur protein 5, with the protein MPFFDVQKRLGVDLDRWMTIQSAEQPHKIPSRCHAFEKEWIECAHGIGSIRAEKECKIEFEDFRECLLRQKTMKRLHAIRRQREKLIKEGKYTPPPHHSGQEEPRS; encoded by the exons ATGCCTTTCTTTGATGTGCAGAAAAGGCTGGGTGTTGACCTAGATCGCTGGATGACAATCCAGAGTGCTGAGCAGCCTCACAAGATCCCATCCCGATGCCATGCTTTTGAGAAGGAATGGATAGAGTGTGCACATGGAATCGGCAGTATCCGAGCAGAGAAGGAGTGCAAAATAGAATTTGAGGATTTCAGAGAGTGTCTGCTTCGACAGAAAACG ATGAAACGTCTGCATGCCATCAGGAGACAGCGGGAAAAGCTAATCAAGGAAGGGAAGTACACACCCCCACCTCACCACTCAGGCCAGGAGGAACCTCGGTCCTGA